The proteins below come from a single Gimesia alba genomic window:
- a CDS encoding HAD-IIA family hydrolase, with amino-acid sequence MLPGYLIDMDGVIYRGTDLIEGAVDFINELKKRDLPFIFLTNNSQRTRRDVVTKLSRMGITVGEEHIFTCAMATARFLAQSKPNGTAYVIGEGGLLHALHRNGYSIVDHDPDYVVVGEGRSMNFEMIEAAVRMIENGAKLIATNMDPNCPTQNGLRPGCGAIVAMLEAATKKKAFSVGKPSPVMMRSARQELGISSAQTTMIGDTMETDILGGVEMGYRSVLVLSGGTALGDLDYYAYQPDLVVDSIADLNKEEFFQLEGARFPKMERLLA; translated from the coding sequence ATGTTACCAGGATACTTGATTGACATGGATGGTGTCATTTACAGAGGGACTGACCTGATTGAAGGGGCAGTCGATTTTATCAACGAACTCAAAAAGCGAGATCTGCCTTTTATCTTTTTGACGAATAACAGCCAGAGAACCCGCCGTGATGTCGTCACAAAATTGTCCCGCATGGGGATAACGGTCGGGGAAGAACATATCTTTACGTGTGCTATGGCGACCGCTCGCTTCCTCGCGCAGAGTAAGCCTAACGGGACTGCCTATGTCATCGGAGAAGGCGGCTTGTTGCACGCGCTGCATCGAAACGGATATTCGATCGTTGATCATGACCCCGATTATGTGGTCGTAGGTGAAGGCCGATCGATGAATTTTGAGATGATCGAAGCGGCGGTACGTATGATTGAAAATGGGGCGAAACTCATTGCCACAAATATGGACCCGAACTGTCCCACACAAAATGGTCTCAGGCCGGGGTGTGGGGCGATTGTGGCGATGTTGGAGGCAGCGACCAAGAAAAAAGCCTTTAGTGTCGGAAAGCCAAGCCCTGTCATGATGCGAAGTGCCCGCCAGGAACTGGGGATTTCTTCAGCCCAGACCACGATGATTGGCGACACTATGGAAACGGATATCTTGGGAGGCGTGGAAATGGGCTATCGTTCTGTGCTTGTTCTCTCGGGAGGGACTGCATTGGGCGACTTGGATTATTATGCCTATCAGCCGGATCTGGTGGTCGACAGCATTGCCGATCTGAACAAAGAGGAATTCTTTCAGCTGGAAGGGGCTCGTTTTCCCAAGATGGAACGGCTACTGGCCTGA
- a CDS encoding Hsp20/alpha crystallin family protein, giving the protein MLNTRTHKLGFPFSANLRSDLDDAFGQLFGKSFPNVEGAYSPLSVWEEDSKYHIALDVPGMKKDELSLDIQDGHLILTGERVSVEDREYLHNERRYGKFKRVVQLPEWVDPGSVTATLEAGVLTVVLEKKLEMQPKRIEIQDVTKPE; this is encoded by the coding sequence ATGTTAAACACACGTACTCACAAATTAGGATTCCCTTTTTCTGCAAACCTTCGTTCTGATTTAGATGATGCGTTCGGTCAATTGTTCGGAAAATCTTTTCCAAATGTGGAGGGCGCTTATTCTCCTCTCTCTGTCTGGGAAGAGGATAGTAAGTACCATATTGCACTGGATGTGCCGGGAATGAAAAAGGATGAGCTTTCACTCGATATTCAGGATGGTCATCTTATTCTGACCGGAGAGAGAGTGTCAGTCGAAGACCGTGAATACCTGCATAATGAACGCCGTTATGGCAAGTTTAAACGTGTTGTCCAATTGCCTGAATGGGTTGATCCGGGGTCGGTGACTGCGACGCTGGAGGCAGGTGTGTTGACGGTTGTCCTGGAGAAGAAGCTGGAAATGCAACCCAAGCGAATTGAAATTCAGGATGTAACTAAGCCAGAGTAA
- the glnA gene encoding type I glutamate--ammonia ligase gives MTPKDFFAFAEKNGAKMVDLKFTDIFGTWQHCSYPISTWDEGTFEDGVGFDGSSIRGWQPIDSSDMLAVPDPETVKLDPFFKQPTVSVLADIVDPITKEDYNKDPRGVAKKGLAYLKQTGIADSCFIGPEPEFFIFDDVRYLSNQRGAMYEIDSSEAAWNTGRSEEGNLGHKVGYKGGYFPVSPSDTYGDLRAEMVEELQKVGIVVEAHHHEVATAGQCEIDMEFAPLMQMSDQFMWYKYIIKNVAKRNGKTVTFMPKPVFEDNGSGMHTHISLWKDGDTLMYGDGYAGMSELALHAIGGILKHGRALIALSNPTANSFHRLVPGFEAPVTLAMSQRNRSASCRIPMYSGSPKAKRVEFRCPDPTANGYLSFTALMMAMIDGVQNKIDPGEPLDRDIYDMTPEELAETNVAPKSLDEALIALEEDSAFLTAGDVFSQDLIDSFIKHKRTEELDPIRLRPHPYEFDLYYNA, from the coding sequence ATGACTCCCAAAGATTTTTTTGCTTTTGCAGAAAAAAATGGCGCAAAGATGGTCGACTTAAAATTTACCGACATCTTTGGTACCTGGCAGCATTGTTCGTACCCTATCAGTACCTGGGACGAAGGTACTTTTGAAGATGGCGTCGGTTTTGACGGATCTTCTATTCGTGGCTGGCAGCCGATTGACAGCTCAGACATGTTGGCTGTGCCGGATCCAGAGACGGTTAAACTGGATCCCTTCTTCAAACAGCCGACTGTCAGTGTTCTGGCTGACATCGTCGATCCGATTACCAAAGAAGATTATAATAAGGACCCACGTGGTGTTGCTAAAAAAGGTCTGGCTTACCTGAAACAGACCGGTATCGCCGACTCCTGTTTTATCGGTCCGGAACCAGAATTCTTTATCTTTGATGACGTACGATACCTCTCTAATCAGAGAGGGGCGATGTATGAAATCGACTCATCAGAAGCGGCTTGGAATACAGGTCGGTCTGAAGAAGGGAACCTGGGGCATAAAGTGGGATACAAAGGGGGATATTTCCCCGTATCACCAAGTGACACCTATGGCGACCTGCGTGCAGAAATGGTTGAAGAACTGCAAAAAGTCGGTATTGTGGTTGAAGCACATCACCACGAAGTGGCGACTGCCGGTCAGTGTGAAATCGATATGGAATTCGCACCTCTGATGCAGATGTCTGACCAGTTTATGTGGTACAAGTACATCATCAAAAACGTTGCCAAACGTAATGGTAAAACTGTGACATTCATGCCGAAACCTGTCTTTGAAGATAATGGTTCCGGAATGCATACTCACATCTCTCTCTGGAAAGATGGAGATACATTGATGTACGGTGATGGTTATGCAGGTATGAGCGAACTCGCTCTACATGCCATTGGCGGTATCCTCAAACACGGCCGTGCTTTGATTGCACTGTCGAACCCAACTGCCAACAGCTTCCACCGTCTGGTACCAGGTTTTGAAGCTCCTGTGACTTTGGCAATGAGTCAGCGTAACCGATCTGCTTCTTGCCGAATTCCAATGTATTCCGGCAGCCCCAAAGCGAAGCGGGTTGAATTCCGTTGTCCCGATCCGACCGCTAATGGTTATCTTAGCTTTACCGCTCTGATGATGGCCATGATTGACGGTGTTCAGAACAAGATTGATCCCGGTGAGCCTTTGGACCGTGACATTTATGACATGACACCGGAAGAGTTGGCCGAAACCAATGTTGCTCCCAAATCATTGGATGAAGCCTTGATCGCTCTGGAAGAGGATAGTGCCTTCCTGACGGCCGGCGATGTCTTCAGTCAAGATTTGATTGATTCCTTCATTAAGCACAAGCGGACTGAAGAGTTGGATCCAATCCGCTTACGCCCTCATCCTTATGAGTTTGATCTCTACTATAACGCGTAA
- a CDS encoding pyridoxine 5'-phosphate synthase, producing the protein MPGLGVNIDHVATVRQARLTYEPDPVWAAVLAELGGADGITLHLREDRRHIQDHDLYTMKKTVQVKLNLEMAAEEEMTAIALEVRPDQVSLVPEKREELTTEGGLDVISNLERVKTCVHQLQEVGIEASLFIDPDLDQIAASKKLGVQAVELHTGRYADASSAEEQQQEYETLLKASEFTVEQGLKLHMGHGLTYRNVTKIAAIPNVCELNIGHSIISRAVLVGMEQAVREMKALVST; encoded by the coding sequence ATGCCAGGTCTGGGCGTCAATATTGATCATGTAGCCACCGTTCGACAGGCCCGTTTAACTTATGAGCCGGATCCAGTGTGGGCCGCGGTTCTAGCGGAATTAGGCGGCGCAGATGGCATCACTTTGCACTTGAGAGAAGATCGCCGTCATATTCAGGATCACGATCTCTATACCATGAAGAAGACAGTTCAAGTCAAACTGAATCTGGAAATGGCAGCCGAAGAAGAGATGACCGCGATTGCCTTGGAAGTGCGGCCCGATCAGGTTTCGCTGGTACCCGAAAAAAGAGAGGAATTGACCACGGAGGGGGGATTGGATGTGATCTCAAACCTGGAACGTGTCAAAACCTGTGTACATCAGCTGCAAGAGGTGGGTATTGAAGCCAGTCTATTTATTGATCCGGATCTGGATCAGATTGCGGCCTCAAAAAAACTGGGTGTGCAGGCCGTCGAACTGCATACAGGCCGTTATGCAGACGCGTCCTCTGCTGAAGAACAGCAACAGGAATATGAAACACTCCTCAAGGCATCTGAGTTTACAGTTGAACAAGGCCTGAAACTGCATATGGGGCATGGTTTAACGTACCGGAATGTCACAAAGATTGCTGCGATCCCCAATGTTTGTGAATTAAATATCGGGCACAGTATCATTTCCCGTGCTGTCCTGGTGGGAATGGAGCAGGCGGTACGTGAGATGAAAGCATTGGTCTCAACCTAA
- a CDS encoding putative Ig domain-containing protein, with protein MFFHKSSKFYKRFITSICQNLFQKTNRSARRSRKAASYVYAQTEILEERQLLAADDLTDLSDDFENADTLPNWQRIYQTEGWGGDQLEIWDINNTQAGNMVFAPHTTVWFDNYRGPLVYKEITGDFVVTTQVQIGDRDEIGDSDLDDIPNGSEFSLAGLMIRTPRNIVNPELDWSEGSQMDDGTNNGENYVFLSLGWGNSGNEFQLETKTTRNSDSDLFLQDMGNNSVMNLQIARIGDTVYTLYQIPGEEWVLNSRVPRPDLPETLQVGMVAYTDWEKANDYDPFYQNNNALQPGGFDPTPFVPFQPDLVAGFEFIQFDRPEIPEYLQDTNLGIHATNLQLLSFLGDNVNSPILPNPDTDFPMEIGMNLEGIADWSTAWTFTDMAHTMRSWVSVSYNEATFSQDWGSTLFDINLDENGWPTESHSTTNEEGQTITQQLVAPILTGNVNPAGIYRAEWDGEATVWLPGIIEQGITPEGRHYALLDLPENYDILLTVSGIDPTNYFRDFNLWLPDYNDQSFVGQDWQPGDTFSPFHPLFLERLAPFETLRFMDWMHTNGSDIVSWDDRAKVNDATFFGSDDTTEFHNGIAPEYMIELSNTLDANPWFNMPHMADDDFVREFAEMVRDNLDPELTVYVEWSNEIWNYAYGFETSYWIDEQLNLPENEGINWFEFAAGQIQQDFEIWQDVFAGQEDRLVRVVAGQQATPSVLENLLAYMDGNFDAISVTAYAGLGTEQLESFDEFTTADEVIDTILEESVPWSLARLVDHQNIADQYSAILGREIDLVTYEGGSHPSAANWPAETAVHEASLSPRMYDVYQVLLNGADQIGVDLYNQYVFTGSGESEDWGDWGLLHNMDQPLEEAYEYQSLVDFIENNTAVPVVSIESPASGVEELSTSNLEFTFTRSEDKLDQPLTVTYQISGSATAGDDYISLTGEITFLANETSVPLIVSILDDLIDEDNESIEIQLLDQDHYDLGEVNLATGLILDDDFTNVAPVAGPISDQNIQAGGSLLLNLNGIFSDANMVDGDQLTLSAMLSGNAALPDWLIFDPETQLLSANPGIGDAGNYEIVVTATDLAGLEASSSFQLTVSPLLFTQYDTRIVKSPSSTSANGETTTLPESAGSLHEWESYWVEVWGSVSNSSDTGINTFNFNLNYNTDYTTATSIEFGAAFSENQSGEIIDENGTIQGISASTNMSDVGDDQFVLLARIEFTPTENDQVSINYDTQSIGPAQAGFAIDQPEFQLTNQVGHQMGAVNVADTEIWAVPYDANDDDMINFRDLVSFITAYGKNSSNSNVPHAWLMDFNQSGSVNIRDLVMLIANYGKSKMNSPDVTLPPNYPDAWSSQNLTVESMPLIKTEVTPLTTEQATSTAQAAIQAYAESVSSEKYQALKNTKIEVVDLPGRTLAKALPGTILIDVSAAGHGWFVDSTPWSHSEFHASGTSDWRARANSIAAEQVDLLTTIYHELEHQIGHQHESSGLRKATLSPGIRRLPTGKIHAHHQYEQFQETDQFFSSLNDTDLLAFG; from the coding sequence ATGTTTTTCCATAAATCCAGCAAGTTCTACAAACGTTTTATCACCAGCATCTGCCAAAACCTGTTTCAGAAAACAAACCGTTCTGCACGCCGAAGTAGAAAAGCGGCAAGTTATGTTTACGCTCAAACAGAAATTCTGGAAGAGAGACAGTTATTGGCAGCCGACGATTTGACAGACCTGAGCGACGATTTTGAAAACGCCGACACACTTCCCAACTGGCAGAGAATCTATCAAACCGAAGGTTGGGGCGGCGATCAATTGGAAATTTGGGACATCAATAATACACAAGCAGGCAATATGGTCTTTGCCCCTCATACAACCGTATGGTTCGACAATTACCGTGGCCCTTTGGTTTACAAAGAAATCACAGGCGACTTTGTTGTCACTACTCAGGTACAAATCGGAGATCGTGACGAAATAGGTGACAGCGACCTGGACGATATACCAAACGGTTCGGAGTTCTCGCTGGCGGGGCTGATGATTCGGACTCCACGGAATATTGTAAACCCCGAACTCGACTGGAGTGAGGGATCACAAATGGATGACGGTACCAATAATGGTGAGAATTATGTCTTCCTGTCTCTCGGCTGGGGAAATTCAGGAAATGAATTTCAGCTGGAAACGAAAACAACCCGCAACAGCGATTCCGATCTCTTCCTGCAAGACATGGGTAATAACTCTGTGATGAATCTGCAGATTGCCCGCATAGGCGATACCGTTTATACGCTCTATCAAATTCCGGGTGAAGAGTGGGTCCTCAATAGCCGTGTCCCGCGACCGGATTTACCGGAAACGCTTCAGGTTGGCATGGTGGCCTATACCGACTGGGAAAAAGCCAATGACTATGACCCGTTCTACCAGAACAATAACGCCCTGCAACCAGGAGGCTTCGATCCGACGCCCTTTGTTCCTTTTCAACCAGACCTGGTCGCGGGATTCGAATTCATTCAATTTGATCGTCCCGAAATTCCGGAATATTTACAGGATACGAACCTGGGAATCCATGCCACAAATTTGCAATTACTTTCCTTCTTAGGCGACAACGTGAATTCACCCATTCTTCCTAATCCAGACACCGATTTTCCAATGGAGATCGGAATGAATCTGGAAGGCATCGCGGACTGGAGCACGGCCTGGACTTTTACCGACATGGCTCACACCATGCGATCCTGGGTAAGCGTCAGCTACAATGAAGCTACATTTTCACAAGACTGGGGCTCCACACTGTTCGATATCAATCTGGATGAAAATGGCTGGCCTACCGAATCCCACTCAACTACCAACGAAGAGGGGCAAACCATCACGCAACAGCTGGTTGCACCAATCTTGACGGGGAACGTGAATCCCGCTGGTATCTATCGGGCGGAATGGGATGGCGAAGCAACAGTCTGGCTTCCAGGAATCATTGAACAGGGAATTACCCCTGAAGGACGCCACTACGCACTCCTCGATCTGCCAGAAAACTATGATATCTTACTTACCGTGAGTGGTATTGATCCAACGAATTATTTCCGCGACTTCAACCTGTGGTTGCCAGACTACAATGACCAAAGTTTTGTCGGTCAGGACTGGCAGCCAGGTGACACTTTCTCTCCCTTCCATCCTTTGTTCCTGGAGCGTCTGGCTCCCTTTGAAACGTTGCGTTTTATGGACTGGATGCATACGAATGGATCCGATATTGTCTCTTGGGATGATCGAGCAAAAGTCAACGACGCGACCTTTTTTGGCAGTGACGACACTACCGAGTTCCATAACGGCATTGCCCCGGAATATATGATTGAGCTCTCTAATACACTGGATGCCAACCCCTGGTTCAACATGCCCCATATGGCGGACGATGACTTCGTACGTGAGTTTGCGGAAATGGTCCGTGATAACCTTGATCCGGAACTGACGGTTTATGTTGAATGGTCCAATGAAATCTGGAACTACGCTTATGGTTTTGAGACCAGCTACTGGATCGATGAGCAACTGAATCTACCCGAAAATGAGGGAATAAACTGGTTTGAATTTGCGGCCGGTCAAATACAGCAGGATTTTGAAATCTGGCAGGACGTTTTCGCCGGACAGGAAGATCGCCTCGTACGTGTAGTCGCAGGCCAGCAAGCAACACCATCGGTTCTGGAAAACCTGCTCGCGTATATGGATGGAAACTTCGATGCCATTTCAGTCACTGCATACGCGGGACTTGGCACTGAGCAACTAGAAAGTTTTGATGAATTTACCACAGCCGATGAAGTGATCGATACCATACTGGAAGAATCAGTTCCGTGGAGTCTGGCCCGTCTGGTTGACCACCAGAATATTGCAGATCAATATTCCGCAATCCTGGGTCGGGAAATTGACCTGGTCACATACGAAGGTGGATCTCATCCCAGCGCTGCTAATTGGCCAGCTGAAACAGCCGTGCATGAAGCCTCACTCAGTCCTCGCATGTATGATGTTTATCAAGTGCTACTGAACGGTGCGGATCAAATTGGCGTTGATCTCTATAATCAGTATGTCTTTACTGGCAGCGGTGAGTCTGAAGACTGGGGTGACTGGGGGCTGTTACATAATATGGATCAGCCCTTGGAAGAGGCATATGAATATCAGTCGCTTGTTGATTTTATCGAAAACAATACCGCTGTTCCGGTTGTGAGTATTGAATCGCCCGCTTCCGGAGTCGAGGAACTCAGCACCTCAAATCTTGAATTCACATTCACTCGCAGTGAGGACAAGCTGGACCAACCTTTGACCGTAACTTACCAGATTTCTGGAAGCGCCACGGCCGGTGATGATTACATCAGTTTGACAGGAGAGATTACCTTCCTTGCCAATGAAACGTCAGTTCCGCTTATTGTCAGTATTCTGGACGATCTGATTGATGAAGACAATGAATCGATCGAAATCCAGCTTCTGGACCAGGATCATTACGACTTGGGGGAAGTCAATCTGGCAACAGGTCTGATTCTCGATGATGATTTTACCAACGTGGCTCCCGTCGCAGGGCCCATTTCCGATCAAAACATTCAGGCAGGGGGTTCCCTCTTACTGAATCTCAATGGGATTTTTTCTGATGCCAATATGGTAGACGGAGATCAGCTTACATTATCTGCGATGCTGTCTGGAAATGCAGCGTTACCGGACTGGCTCATTTTTGATCCAGAAACTCAATTATTGAGTGCTAACCCCGGCATTGGAGATGCAGGCAACTACGAGATTGTGGTCACAGCCACTGATCTGGCAGGTCTCGAAGCCAGTAGTTCGTTCCAATTGACAGTAAGTCCTCTGCTCTTTACGCAATATGACACGAGAATTGTCAAATCGCCCAGTTCTACCTCTGCGAATGGAGAAACCACAACGCTGCCTGAAAGTGCCGGTTCACTGCATGAATGGGAATCGTATTGGGTCGAAGTCTGGGGCAGTGTTTCCAATTCGTCAGATACAGGAATTAATACGTTTAACTTCAATCTGAATTACAATACAGATTACACGACCGCAACAAGTATCGAGTTTGGCGCTGCTTTCTCGGAAAATCAGTCTGGGGAAATTATTGATGAAAATGGAACGATTCAAGGCATCTCAGCCAGCACAAACATGAGCGATGTCGGCGATGACCAGTTTGTATTACTCGCCCGAATTGAGTTCACACCAACCGAAAATGATCAAGTCAGTATCAATTACGATACCCAGAGTATTGGCCCTGCTCAGGCTGGTTTTGCGATTGATCAACCGGAGTTTCAACTGACCAATCAGGTTGGCCATCAAATGGGAGCAGTCAACGTCGCGGATACTGAAATCTGGGCGGTCCCTTATGATGCAAACGATGATGACATGATCAATTTTCGAGATTTGGTCTCTTTCATCACCGCCTATGGAAAGAATAGTTCGAATTCAAACGTTCCACATGCCTGGCTGATGGATTTCAACCAGTCGGGTAGTGTAAATATTCGTGATCTGGTGATGTTGATCGCAAACTATGGCAAATCGAAAATGAACTCGCCTGATGTCACACTACCTCCCAATTATCCCGATGCCTGGTCTTCACAAAACCTGACTGTGGAATCGATGCCTCTAATTAAAACAGAGGTAACACCACTCACGACAGAACAGGCAACTTCGACCGCACAAGCAGCCATCCAGGCCTATGCAGAGTCTGTTTCTTCGGAGAAATACCAGGCACTCAAGAACACAAAGATCGAAGTCGTAGATCTCCCCGGGAGAACCTTAGCCAAGGCACTGCCAGGAACCATTCTAATTGATGTCTCTGCTGCCGGACACGGCTGGTTTGTGGACAGTACCCCTTGGTCTCACTCTGAATTTCATGCTTCCGGTACCTCTGATTGGCGTGCTCGTGCGAATTCCATAGCAGCAGAACAAGTCGATCTTTTGACGACGATCTATCATGAACTAGAACATCAAATAGGACACCAACATGAGTCATCGGGCTTGAGGAAAGCAACACTTTCTCCCGGCATCCGACGACTGCCTACTGGGAAAATTCATGCTCACCACCAGTACGAACAGTTTCAGGAAACCGATCAGTTCTTCAGTTCGCTGAACGATACTGATCTGCTGGCATTTGGATAA
- a CDS encoding lysophospholipid acyltransferase family protein, translating to MNPETVSILTLVFYTLVVLTVVVYQAVKLPDGWQAWFLFVIARVYVPALWHVRANRRCPFPGDSAAIIIANHRSPADPVILWYNSHLGNPKKKKRCISFLMAREYYELPGLVGWISRSMKSIPVDRNGKDVAPVRDALRRLKQGDLVGVFPEGGIQEGRPITHANSGIAFLALRSQVPVYPVYINNSPGGKNMVEPFYSFAKTSLVYGDPIDLSPYYDLRASKDVLEEVTTLMMQRLAELGETEYLGSPASDEREQLIQMPADQYRSAN from the coding sequence ATGAATCCAGAAACAGTCAGCATCTTGACACTCGTGTTTTATACTCTCGTTGTTTTAACGGTAGTTGTCTATCAGGCGGTGAAACTTCCCGATGGATGGCAAGCCTGGTTCTTATTTGTGATTGCACGGGTTTATGTACCGGCACTGTGGCATGTCAGAGCAAATCGCCGTTGTCCCTTTCCTGGTGACTCAGCCGCGATCATCATCGCCAATCACCGCAGTCCAGCCGACCCTGTGATTCTCTGGTATAATTCCCATTTGGGAAATCCAAAGAAAAAAAAACGTTGTATCAGTTTCTTGATGGCACGAGAGTATTATGAACTTCCTGGTCTGGTAGGCTGGATCTCTCGGTCGATGAAATCGATTCCTGTTGACCGGAATGGTAAAGATGTCGCCCCTGTACGCGATGCACTTCGCAGATTAAAGCAGGGAGATCTGGTCGGCGTCTTTCCCGAGGGAGGGATTCAGGAAGGACGTCCTATAACACATGCGAACTCAGGGATTGCCTTTCTGGCACTGCGTTCCCAAGTGCCCGTGTATCCTGTCTATATCAATAATTCTCCCGGCGGCAAGAATATGGTGGAGCCATTCTATTCGTTTGCGAAGACATCACTAGTCTACGGCGATCCGATTGATCTCTCCCCTTATTATGATCTCCGTGCCTCGAAAGACGTTCTGGAAGAAGTTACCACACTCATGATGCAGAGACTCGCCGAACTGGGGGAGACCGAGTATCTGGGAAGTCCTGCATCTGATGAGCGGGAACAGCTTATCCAAATGCCAGCAGATCAGTATCGTTCAGCGAACTGA
- a CDS encoding serine hydrolase domain-containing protein: MPQINAERWRAVETLVDHFCETDQVPAIALQAMVEGTSRCYRKGRQRVNDEREPLREDAIFLVASITKPFVVLGVLNLLEAGELLLGDRVKRFIPEFGCSGKHGITVRHLMTHTSGLPDMLPNNRELRSANAPLSEFVKQICQLTPDEPPGRIVQYQSAGIAILAEVIQRVSDLSCAEYLKQALFEPLEMHDTSLGVPDEWSTGNQPKIDRITEIRIPEELNIEPHWDWNSSYWRGFGAPWGGLFTTPSDLANLVEMLQQGGRYQHKQVFSARTIEEATRNQLNDIPGLSKSARQGKGWGLGWQIVTAANSDYYGDLLSPTAYGHGGATGTLLWIDPQLKASAIILTTQPQEPHGRFLARISNTIVATIEQ, from the coding sequence ATGCCTCAAATTAATGCGGAACGCTGGCGCGCGGTCGAAACACTGGTTGATCATTTCTGTGAGACAGACCAGGTACCGGCGATTGCGCTGCAGGCTATGGTGGAAGGGACTTCTCGCTGTTATCGTAAAGGACGACAGCGAGTCAACGACGAACGCGAACCTTTGCGCGAAGATGCGATTTTTTTAGTCGCTTCGATTACAAAACCGTTTGTTGTGCTGGGAGTGCTCAATCTGTTGGAAGCCGGAGAACTTTTACTGGGTGACCGGGTAAAGCGATTTATTCCGGAGTTTGGTTGCTCAGGCAAGCATGGAATCACAGTTCGGCATCTGATGACGCATACCTCCGGATTGCCCGATATGCTGCCGAATAACCGGGAATTGCGTTCTGCGAATGCGCCGCTTTCTGAATTTGTCAAACAGATTTGCCAGCTCACACCCGATGAACCACCCGGGCGAATCGTACAATATCAAAGCGCGGGGATAGCGATTTTAGCGGAGGTCATTCAGCGGGTTAGCGATCTATCCTGTGCTGAGTATTTAAAACAGGCGCTGTTTGAACCTCTGGAAATGCATGATACATCGCTGGGAGTTCCTGACGAATGGTCGACCGGGAATCAGCCGAAAATTGATCGGATCACCGAAATTCGAATACCAGAAGAATTGAACATAGAACCGCATTGGGACTGGAACAGTTCTTACTGGAGAGGCTTTGGTGCCCCTTGGGGAGGGTTATTCACGACTCCCTCTGATTTAGCAAACTTAGTCGAGATGTTGCAACAGGGGGGGCGCTACCAGCATAAGCAGGTCTTTTCTGCACGGACGATTGAAGAAGCGACGCGGAATCAATTAAATGACATTCCCGGTTTATCGAAGTCAGCCCGACAAGGTAAGGGGTGGGGACTGGGGTGGCAAATTGTGACGGCAGCCAATAGTGATTATTATGGAGATTTACTTTCTCCCACGGCATACGGGCATGGCGGTGCAACAGGGACACTATTGTGGATCGACCCTCAGTTAAAAGCGTCCGCCATCATCCTGACAACCCAGCCTCAAGAGCCACATGGGCGATTTCTGGCCCGCATTTCGAATACAATCGTTGCAACAATCGAGCAGTAA